From a region of the Procambarus clarkii isolate CNS0578487 chromosome 2, FALCON_Pclarkii_2.0, whole genome shotgun sequence genome:
- the LOC138366204 gene encoding uncharacterized protein yields the protein MDKVQAFVESGKPEDLEGCTRDQLKQIAEKCGIRLRASKVAGMKDEILRQLRAKNEAAEQGAQEGAESRKEDDGQDDVRSQGSSRSSKSSRSSRSSRNRSLERFQLELQMQREDKERQFQLEKMKLELQMKNEAEKEKEKTRLEVEKEKTRLEVEKEKTRLEVEKEKTRLEVEKEKTRVRELELEQEKEKEKARLEVEKEKEKTRVRELELEQEKEKAQVEKEKERTKQMQIEANRTLAEQRIEHGLPESTTQVSHPPDVRVREKDIPLFVPEEAESFFEHFEKVASIKEWPQEEWAQLVQLRLTGAAREAYTQLSLEECQDYATVKSSILRSFQLTPEAYRKRFREMIKVGACTFAETARDLERRFQKWIEAAGVGSYADLKQLMVMEKFLEMMHPETKFKIQEAGIMEVKDAADRADMITEAYKSLRENRVRSETRRSNGRSNGVWGGRNCERPRRVWGEKIFYKWADKSKYPKTQKSRSRTSSESEDGGAKRETDRYPRNQESSKAPQSASSVPGPRNSHVSGQSQSYSGTYRRDFSQMRCYNCNGLGHVMRDCRQDKRVVTLAMCDPGSKYTNVFRDKPQRANLVNERYRPFMSKGWISVGGQPEVEVGILRDTGANQSLIARSLIGNDRRLAGSGKMKVYGLLSESDMPICTVQLRSEYVSAEVMLGVCPDIPIPGVQVILGNDLCGTKVLTRVIAETVPEECPEGHGTGGTPESVNLTDIRGDESGDRQAIENPVSVVRKAEVADKEDAGEDDTVSIQPVEDIDVDIAWLFDEGPAQANGVSVRSKVKMTQPKKNHVKRADLSRAQTAEIKSRKANATVLSRNEEGCGHTEDGSRASRCPRAQRHMDSRVKLFEMLRVDTFRRVRGGEIVKKSNSRENERRRDSMCGEMLTSTLGEARRRVRSSAVGCNTVPEETFRGRRRVEGEERELYRGERCGKRMMMQAWMNRGKPRTRWESNRMRSRINEETKRRSVGEDDGVKYDDRRRKYNGSRWKYEDDRGDTDSRCLTLDEKRRRRGNGGWRQ from the coding sequence atggataaggtgcaagcatttgtggagtcaggcaagcctgaggatttagaaggttgcacgagggatcaattgaagcaaatagcagaaaaatgtggcatcaggttgagagcatctaaagtagctgggatgaaggatgagatcctgaggcagttaagagccaaaaatgaagcggcagaacaaggagcccaggaaggagctgaaagtagaaaggaggatgatgggcaggatgacgtgagatcccagggatcgagtaggagcagcaagagtagccgcagtagcaggagtagccggaataggagcttggagagattccagttagagctccagatgcagcgtgaggacaaggagagacagttccagctggaaaagatgaaattagaactccagatgaaaaatgaagccgagaaggaaaaagagaaaaccaggctggaagtagaaaaagagaaaaccaggctggaagtagaaaaagagaaaaccaggttggaagtagaaaaagagaaaaccaggttggaagtagaaaaagagaaaaccagagtaagagaactggagttggaacaggagaaagaaaaagagaaagcaagactagaggtggagaaagaaaaagagaaaaccagagtaagggaactggagttggaacaagaaaaagaaaaagcccaggtcgaaaaagaaaaagagagaacaaaacaaatgcagatagaagcgaacagaaccttggctgagcaaaggattgaacatgggttgccagagagcaccacccaggtatcacacccaccagatgttagggttagggagaaggacattcccttgtttgttcccgaagaggcagagagctttttcgagcactttgaaaaagtagccagcatcaaggagtggccacaggaggaatgggcccagctggtccagttaagattgaccggtgcagccagggaggcatacacccaattgtcactggaagagtgccaggattacgccacagtaaagagcagcatattgcgctcgtttcagttaaccccagaagcttatagaaagcgcttcagagagatgatcaaagttggagcatgtacgtttgctgagacagcaagagatctggaaagacgattccagaagtggattgaggctgctggagttggatcttacgctgacctgaagcaactgatggtcatggagaagttcttggagatgatgcatcccgaaacaaagttcaagatccaagaagcagggataatggaggtgaaagatgccgcagatagggcggatatgattactgaagcatacaagagcttaagggagaacagagtaagaagcgagacgagacgcagcaatggcagatccaatggagtctggggaggaagaaattgtgagagacccagaagagtctggggtgagaaaattttttataaatgggcagataaaagtaagtaccctaaaactcagaagagtaggtcgcgcacttcgtctgaaagtgaggatggaggagcaaaacgagaaactgatcgttatccaaggaatcaagagtccagtaaagctccacagagtgcaagtagtgtacctggcccgaggaattctcatgtgagtgggcagagtcagagctactctggtacatataggagagatttttcccagatgagatgttacaattgtaacggattgggtcacgtgatgcgagattgtcggcaggacaagagagttgtgaccctggccatgtgcgaccccggaagtaaatatactaatgtgttccgagacaaaccacagagagcgaacttagtgaacgagaggtataggccgttcatgagcaaaggttggatcagtgtaggaggccaacctgaggtagaagttggtatcttaagagataccggagctaatcagagcttgattgcgagaagcctgattgggaatgatcgacggttagctggcagtgggaagatgaaagtatatgggttattgtcggagagtgacatgcccatttgtactgtccagctaaggtcggaatatgtgtcggcagaggtgatgttgggagtgtgccccgacatacctattccaggagtccaagtgatcttggggaatgacttgtgcgggacaaaggtgttgacaagagtcatagcggagactgtgccagaggagtgcccagaaggccatggcacgggtgggacacctgagagtgtgaacctgactgacatccgaggagatgagtcaggagaccgccaagccattgaaaaccctgtctcggtagtgaggaaggcagaggtggccgacaaggaagacgctggagaagatgatacagtgtcgattcaaccagtggaagatatcgatgtagatatagcatggctgtttgatgaaggtccagcccaggcaaatggagtctcggtgaggtcaaaagtgaagatgacccagccgaagaagaatcatgtgaagagagcagacctgagtagagcccagactgctgaaattaagagtcggaaggcgaatgcaactgtgctgagtaggaatgaggaaggatgtggacataccgaggacgggagtagagcgtcacgttgtccacgagcacagaggcatatggatagtagagttaagttgtttgagatgttaaGAGTTGACACGTTTCGCAGagtacgtggaggagagatagtgaagaagagtaatagccgagaaaatgaaaggagaagagacagtatgtgtggagagatgcttacgagcactctgggagaggcaaggcgacgtgtacggtcgagtgctgttggatgtaatacagtgcccgaagaaacttttaggggacgaagaagagttgaaggagaagaaagggaattgtatagaggtgagagatgtgggaagaggatgatgatgcaagcatggatgaatagaggaaagccgaggactcgatgggagtcgaacaggatgaggtctcggataaatgaggagacgaaaaggaggagcgtcggtgaagacgatggagtgaagtatgatgacaggagacggaagtataatggcagtagatggaagtatgaagacgacagaggagatacagacagtagatgtctgactctggacgagaagagaagaagacgaggaaacggagggtggagacagtaa